In the genome of Sphaeramia orbicularis chromosome 13, fSphaOr1.1, whole genome shotgun sequence, one region contains:
- the fbxo46 gene encoding F-box only protein 46 — protein sequence MDRDTFSHIRLWCPRPFGTYSQNKARSPGSGSSGGGGGGAGSPSLCKAEPSSGARRTVDGASEDGGMIVGVQEENGEEEDVGLENTPPEPELVSSSLTQSPTPQPSSAPPSPPSSGSQMEDGRVLLDTWYVIKPGNTKEKIAFFVAHQFSGAGQPRPSAMKVKGNWATDCSKAKRRRRCSSYDPPTRSQASEPHLSHESSLALNAPNSTDEPLLGGVSETDLLSVAEMVALVEQRTAMALQGIVAVHGNQHHHHPPTTTHTPHQHTLLRGTVSDPTPVVFVSDSSNGQPSKESAQESSPIQTDQELEEQQESCRVAQAIAHFESQNLENRLHLASGPGNEIDSSNKDQERERRRGGESGIVTPPPPPSHSHGEVRIAFRVSNLDPRSQLEPAGRSRCMFMSCGGGGSQSAARAKEKITCDLYQLVSPSSRDPSSLLLAATTAAPKPDGDHHHSDRQACGSPDPAQELPSGEKKAAGVGRERVTGFHVEVVVTGAVDQCVFYGKDSTENVQEETVCFAMPTGGGGSGSVGSSTDLSSDDPPPGQLFFLQPPRGSEEDVKGTGTGSGSGMCSLDCANNNGPGAGVPVSSGERAARPDSPLASVGEDCSDPSLCRLYRHVSHDFLEIRFQIQRLLEPRQYMLLLPDHIMVNIFSYLPTRSLAALKCTCHYFKVLIETYGVRAVDSRWNQDPLYRDDPCKQCKRQYERGDVSLCRWHPKPYHHDLPYGRSYWMCCRRTDKDTPGCRVGLHDNNWVQQPADGSQPIRTKREDRREEAR from the exons ATGGACCGTGACACCTTCTCCCATATCCGTCTTTGGTGCCCACGTCCCTTTGGCACTTACTCCCAAAACAAAGCTAGGAGTCCAGGCTCAGGCAGCAGTGGTGGAGGGGGTGGAGGGGCCGGATCCCCCTCCCTCTGCAAGGCAGAGCCCTCCTCGGGTGCCAGAAGGACGGTGGATGGCGCTTCTGAAGATGGAGGGATGATTGTGGGGGTGCAGGAAGAAAATGGAGAGGAAGAGGATGTTGGCTTGGAGAACACTCCACCTGAACCTGAGCTTGTCTCCAGCTCCCTGACGCAAAGCCCAACACCTCAGCCCTCCTCagcccctccctcaccccctTCTTCTGGGTCCCAGATGGAGGATGGCCGTGTGCTTTTAGACACCTGGTATGTCATTAAACCAGGAAACACCAAGGAGAAGATTGCCTTCTTTGTTGCACACCAGTTTAGTGGAGCAGGTCAGCCTAGACCCAGTGCCATGAAG GTGAAAGGTAACTGGGCAACTGACTGCAGTAAAGCCAAAAGACGAAGGCGATGTTCATCCTATGACCCTCCAACACGCTCCCAAGCCTCAGAGCCACACCTCAGCCACGAGTCCTCCTTGGCACTCAATGCCCCTAACAGCACTGATGAGCCACTGCTGGGAGGAGTCAGTGAGACAGACCTGCTGTCGGTGGCAGAGATGGTTGCCTTGGTTGAGCAGAGAACAGCCATGGCCTTGCAGGGAATTGTGGCTGTTCATGGtaaccaacaccaccaccacccccctacTACCACTCACACCCCTCACCAGCATACTCTGCTCCGAGGTACAGTGTCAGACCCCActcctgtggtgtttgtgtctgaCAGTTCAAATGGCCAACCCTCCAAAGAATCAGCGCAGGAATCATCTCCTATTCAGACAGACCAGGAACTGGAGGAGCAGCAGGAATCATGTAGGGTTGCACAGGCCATTGCGCACTTTGAGTCCCAGAACCTGGAGAATCGGCTCCATTTGGCCTCTGGTCCTGGAAATGAAATAGACTCTTCTAATAAAGACCAAGAAAGAGAGCGTAGGAGAGGAGGGGAGTCGGGTATTGTTACTCCCCCTCCACCCCCAAGTCACAGTCACGGTGAGGTGAGGATAGCTTTCCGGGTATCTAATCTTGACCCACGGTCTCAGTTGGAGCCAGCTGGCAGGTCCCGCTGTATGTTTATGAGTTGTGGTGGTGGGGGCAGCCAGTCTGCAGCCAGGGCCAAAGAGAAAATCACCTGTGACCTCTACCAGCTTGTCAGCCCCTCCTCACGTGATCCCAGCAGTCTTCTCCTTGCTGCCACCACTGCTGCCCCTAAACCAGATGGAGACCATCATCACTCAGACAGGCAGGCCTGTGGAAGTCCAGACCCAGCCCAGGAGCTTCCATCTGGGGAAAAGAAAGCTGCGGGTGTGGGGAGGGAACGAGTGACTGGCTTCCATGTTGAAGTGGTGGTCACAGGTGCTGTGGACCAATGCGTATTTTATGGTAAGGACAGTACTGAGAATGTGCAGGAGGAAACTGTGTGTTTTGCTATGCCCACCGGAGGAGGAGGCAGTGGCAGTGTAGGCAGCTCCACTGATCTATCATCAGATGACCCCCCTCCTGGACAACTTTTCTTCCTTCAACCCCCTCGGGGCTCAGAGGAAGATGTCAAAGGAACAGGCACTGGGAGTGGGTCAGGAATGTGCTCTTTGGACTGTGCCAATAACAATGGCCCCGGGGCGGGGGTGCCAGTGAGCTCAGGGGAGCGGGCAGCACGACCAGACTCCCCTTTGGCTAGTGTTGGGGAGGACTGCTCAGACCCTTCTCTGTGTCGCTTATATCGCCACGTATCTCATGACTTCCTTGAGATCCGCTTTCAGATTCAGCGCCTCCTTGAACCGCGCCAGTACATGCTGCTGCTTCCGGACCACATCATGGTCAACATCTTCAGCTACTTGCCAACACGCTCCCTGGCGGCTCTCAAGTGCACCTGCCATTACTTCAAGGTGCTGATTGAAACATATGGGGTGCGGGCAGTGGATTCACGCTGGAATCAAGATCCTCTGTATAGGGATGATCCCTGTAAGCAGTGTAAGCGACAATATGAGCGAGGAGATGTTTCCCTGTGCCGCTGGCACCCAAAACCTTACCACCATGACCTGCCTTATGGACGCTCTTACTGGATGTGCTGCCGGCGCACAGACAAGGACACACCAGGGTGCCGTGTCGGGCTCCATGATAATAACTGGGTCCAGCAGCCTGCTGATGGCTCTCAGCCCATCCGTACCAAGAGAGAGGATAGGAGAGAGGAAGCTAGGTAG